A region of Plectropomus leopardus isolate mb chromosome 16, YSFRI_Pleo_2.0, whole genome shotgun sequence DNA encodes the following proteins:
- the ccn2a gene encoding CCN family member 2a, with translation MSAGMKKMIVLPFLCIMLSHMAAGQECSNQCSCPSTPPQCPPGVSLVLDGCGCCRVCAKQMGELCTEKDLCDPHKGLYCDFGAPINRRIGVCTAREGATCVFGGMMYKSGETFQSSCKYQCTCLDGAVGCVPLCSMDIRLPSPDCPMPRRVKVPGKCCEEWECDSPNRHSFMGSALAAYREEETYGPDPSMMRENCLVQTTEWSACSKTCGLGISTRVTNDNRECRLEKQTRLCMVRPCESQLEQSIRKGKKCIRTPRVSKPMKFEISGCTTTKSYRPKFCGVCLDGRCCTPHRTTTLPMEFKCPDGQVMKKHMMFIKSCACHHNCPGENDIFESMYYKKMMGDMA, from the exons atgtcTGCTGGAATGAAGAAAATGATTGTGCTGCCTTTCCTGTGCATCATGCTCTCGCACATG GCTGCAGGTCAGGAGTGCAGCAACCAGTGTTCGTGCCCTTCCACTCCCCCTCAGTGCCCCCCAGGAGTTAGCCTGGTCCTGGACggctgcggctgctgcaggGTGTGCGCCAAGCAGATGGGGGAGCTGTGCACTGAGAAAGACCTCTGCGACCCACACAAAGGTCTCTACTGTGACTTCGGAGCCCCCATTAACAGACGCATCGGGGTGTGCACAG CTCGAGAGGGAGCCACTTGTGTGTTCGGAGGCATGATGTACAAAAGTGGGGAGACTTTCCAGAGCAGCTGCAAGTACCAGTGTACCTGTCTGGATGGAGCTGTGGGCTGCGTCCCCCTTTGCTCCATGGACATCAGGCTGCCAAGCCCAGACTGCCCCATGCCGAGACGTGTCAAGGTGCCAGGGAAGTGCTGCGAGGAGTGGGAGTGCGATTCTCCCAACAGACACAGCTTCATGGGCTCAGCTTTGGCCG CctacagagaggaagagacctatGGCCCAGATCCCTCCATGATGAGGGAGAACTGCCTGGTTCAGACTACTGAATGGAGCGCCTGCTCAAAGACTTGCGGCCTTGGGATCTCCACCAGGGTCACCAATGATAACCGCGAATGCCGCCTGGAGAAACAGACCCGGTTGTGTATGGTGCGCCCATGCGAGTCCCAGCTGGAGCAAAGCATCAGG AAAGGCAAAAAGTGCATCCGTACTCCCAGAGTCTCCAAGCCCATGAAGTTTGAGATCTCCGGCTGCACCACCACCAAGTCCTACAGGCCAAAGTTCTGCGGCGTCTGCCTGGACGGCCGCTGCTGCACCCCCCACAGAACCACCACCCTGCCCATGGAGTTCAAATGCCCCGACGGACAGGTCATGAAGAAGCACATGATGTTCATCAAGTCCTGCGCCTGCCACCACAACTGCCCCGGGGAGAACGACATCTTCGAGTCCATGTATTACAAGAAGATGATGGGAGACATGGCGTGA
- the chga gene encoding chromogranin-A, which yields MIGRGLFVLTFLSSCVLSLPVTSSQLENEDVKVMKCIVETLADVLSWPHPMPVSQECLVTLKTDDRLVSILRHHNFLKELQEIAVQGGQERVQLQRDAGAPESTTQTPRLTSDDIADRSMLEALGGPGERSILSPKRRTGNRDGEGEKDESLGDGESQEDSDIVDEVQVKRENDEIPGSHASESVDEWRKGEAEKREEEDEGYGQKRAKSEEEHMIKDKKGAEPRHKSKEKKFDREDDGDKDKRSPFFSHRPKPKDAQEEEEEEEDEGEIKRESRESPKHWTKRGKVLPIKKKATQQLSSQHEVPHHSKEDTEEEEKKKRNTQRSPEEKELQMIARRGPEERRGLEEEGSGSRKSEEPEIESLAAIESELENVAQKLHEMRRG from the exons ATGATCGGGAGAGGACTGTTcgttttgacatttctgtccaGCTGCG ttcTGTCATTGCCAGTGACTTCAAGTCAGCTGGAGAATGAGGACGTAAAG gtgatGAAATGCATTGTGGAGACGTTGGCAGATGTGCTCTCGTGGCCCCACCCCATGCCTGTCAGTCAGGAGTGTTTGGTCACACTGAAGACAG ATGACAGGCTTGTTTCTATCCTTCGCCATCACAACTTTCtgaaggagctgcaggagaTTGCTGTTCAAG GTGGTCAGGAGCGAGTTCAGCTGCAGAGAGATGCTGGTGCACCTGAATCAACGACACAAACTCCTCGACTGACCTCGGATGATATTGCTG ATCGATCCATGTTGGAGGCTTTAGGAGGCCCTGGTGAACGATCCATCCTGTCCCCAAAGAGAAGGACAGGAAACAGAGACGGAGAGGGGGAAAAAGATGAGAGCCTGGGAGACGGAGAGTCACAGGAGGACAGTGACATTGTTGACGAGGTGCAAGTGAAGAGGGAAAATGATGAGATCCCAGGAAGTCATGCCTCTGAGTCTGTGGATGAGTGGAGGAAGGGCGAGgctgaaaagagagaggaagaggacgaAGGGTATGGACAGAAGAGAGCAAAATCAGAAGAGGAACATATGATCAAGGATAAGAAGg GTGCTGAACCCAGACACAAATCAAAAGAGAAGAAGTTTGACAGAGAAGATGATGGGGACAAAGACAAGAGAAGTCCATTTTTCTCACACAGGCCTAAGCCAAAAGACgcacaggaggaagaggaggaagaggaggatgaaggggagataaagagagagagtaGGGAGAGCCCAAAGCATTGGACCAAGAGGGGAAAGGTGCTGCCAATAAAGAAGAAAGCGACGCAGCAACTCAGCAGTCAGCATGAAGTGCCACATCATTCAAAAGAGGACActgaggaagaagagaagaagaagagaaatacGCAGAGGAGTCCGGAGGAGAAGGAGCTGCAGATGATCGCTAGAAGGGGGCCCGAGGAGAGGAGGGGATTGGAGGAAGAGGGGAGCGGCAGCCGGAAGTCAGAG GAGCCAGAGATTGAAAGCCTGGCAGCCATCGAGTCAGAGCTTGAAAACGTTGCCCAGAAACTCCACGAGATGCGGcgaggctga
- the LOC121955825 gene encoding phospholipase B1, membrane-associated-like, which produces MCFSDIIKLFNPKLLGAAPGKTVHGMQAHISETGFNLAVTGHNTFNLPGQTRHLIDTLRGYEGLNFEEDWKLLTILMGMNDICDYCKDKALFSVDNFIHYITVSLEMLMNEVPRMIVNVVQILPMHTLREVQKPTPGCLLQRSFCSCLIEPEARSPELQELVEVNREFQKRLESLLFSDRFFRDDFAVVLQPFLQHADPPRLPNGKIDMTFFTHDCFHFTIKGHEELAKGLWNNMFQPEGGKMIVSSFSDPISLICPPMEHPYIFTRPIAARSAQPPLPSGALSQAAVLLLLLLLVGLACLGLL; this is translated from the exons atgTGCTTTTCAGACATCATCAAGCTGTTCAATCCCAAACTGCTCGGCGCCGCTCCCGGCAAGACGGTACACGGCATGCAGGCTCATATCAGCGAAACGGGCTTCAACCTGGCTGTGACTGGACACAACACTTT caatcTTCCCGGCCAGACGAGACATTTGATCGACACGCTGAGAGGTTATGAG GGTTTGAACTTCGAGGAGGACTGGAAGCTTTTGACCATTCTCATGGGCATGAATGACATCTGCGATTACTGCAAAGACAAG GCTCTGTTTTCGGTGGATAACTTCATTCACTATATCACCGTCTCCTTGGAAATGCTCATGAATGAG GTTCCTCGTATGATCGTTAATGTCGTGCAGATCCTGCCCATGCACACTCTGAGGGAGGTGCAGAAGCCCACCCCAGGGTGCCTGCTCCAAAG ATCTTTCTGCTCGTGCCTGATAGAGCCAGAAGCCAGGTCTCCTGAGCTTCAGGAGCTGGTGGAAGTCAATCGGGAGTTCCAG AAAAGACTGGAGTCGCTGCTGTTTAGTGATCGTTTCTTCAGGGACGACTTCGCCGTTGTTCTTCAGCCCTTCCTGCAACACGCTGACCCTCCCCGCCTGCCG AACGGGAAGATCGATATGACCTTCTTCACTCACGACTGCTTCCACTTCACCATAAAGGGGCACGAGGAGCTGGCCAAAGGACTGTGGAACAATATG TTTCAGCCTGAGGGAGGAAAGATGATTGTGAGCAGCTTCTCTGACCCCATCAGTCTCATCTGTCCACCCATG GAACACCCGTATATCTTCACCCGACCGATTGCAGCCAGGTCAGCTCAGCCCCCGCTGCCGTCTGGCGCTCTGTCACAGGCAGccgtcctcctgctgctcctgctcctcgTGGGTTTGGCATGTCTCGGACTTTTGTAG